AAAGCTGAGTTTGATCTGTACCTGAACCTTAATTTAGGAGAATTGTATGCATCACAAACAAGATACGGGAGTAGGTTGGCCGCTCCGATAGGTACTTTCGTTCCAGGAAGGCCAGTTTCGATATCATTTTTGCGTACGTCACCAGTGGTGTGTGCGAGGAGGGAGTAAGTATACCACTAATATTGAAAGCTAAGAAGCTTCTGTGCTAACAATGAACCACTTGGTGCCTGAGGATACAGGGGGATTAAGTCGTTGAATGTTAATTCCGAGTCCACGGAATTACCCCGAGTCGATGCCGCACCTTACCCGGAAAGGCTAGACTGCTTCTATCCGAGTGCCGACAAGCTTTGGGCACTAAGCCTAGATAGGACTAACGGCGTCGTACACCCGGCTCCACCTTGCAATACTTTTTTGGTGGACTCAAACCAGGCAGCAGCTTACAGAGATCAGTCCTGCggttctttcttcacaccAATCGAACATGAAATTGTCCAATCTTGCATGATGATGAAAGCGGCTCCTCACCACTTCTTTGAGGCGGGAATTCTCAACATACACTACGGCAATTGGGAGCTTCCGCAGTGCGATTTGTCCGATCCGTTATAAATAGCGTCATGGGCTCCACGCGAGAAAAGCCGATAGCTCGGCTCCCACTAAAGCAGGATAACTGCAAGGAGCCTGATTGGCGATGGGTATCCTCTTTGCCCCTTTTTGCGGTCCTCCAGGGAATAGCGTGCCTTTACCacgtttttttttctcccggCGTATAACCCCAGCATGGCCGCCTCCTCGTCATACGCCATGAACAATTCCACTCCAATCCCTACTCCGCTACCAGGTCTTGCGCATTACCGTCACATCTGAAACAGGCAGTCTTCGCAGAATCGCCCGCCGAGCGGACTCCCAGCCGTACTACGACGACAGCAACGTTTTCATGCGCCCCTTTCGGTATGTCGGCATCCTGAGTGCCCTGGCCAGGATTGCGGTTGCCGACGAGCAGACTGAATGCAACCCGCTGAACGCGACATGTCCCGCGGACCCGGCGTTGGGGACAGAGCATACCTGGTGGTTCAACTCCACGCTGGATGAGAAGTTGTGGAATATGACCACCGGGGTCCCGACTTACACTTCGGAAGGGGCGGAGTTTTCGATCAAGACCGAAAACGGATCGACGCTGTTACAATCCAACTTCTACATTTTCTTCGGGGTGATGGAGGCACACGTCAAGATGGCGAAGGGCGCCGGTATCATCAGCAGTGTGATTCTCCAGTCGGACGACTTGGACGAGATCGACTGGGAATGGGTCGGATACAACACCAGTCAGGTACAATCCGACTTCTTTGGAAAGGGCAACACGACCACGAGTGACCGCGGTGGATACCATGCTGTGGCTAACGCCGATACCGAATTCCACAACTACACCTCGTACTGGGACAAGGACCGCCTGGAATGGTGGATTGATAATGAACTGGTGCGCACGGTGAACTACTCGGAACCCCTGACTGTCTATGGCAAGAATTACCCACAAACCCCGTGCCGCGTCAAAGTCAGCAATTGGCCGGTGGGCATTGCGTCTCAGTCGATTGGAAATATCGAGTGGGGCGGCGGTCTGGTGAACTGGACCAATCTCCCCTTCACCATGACGGTGCAGAGGATTCGTGTCCAGGATTTTCACTCGGGTAAAGAGTATACGTACTCAGGCAACTCGGGCTCATATGACAGCATCAACGTCGTCAGGTATGATCTTCTATATGTTCCTGCCCCGCTTTCTGGTAGCTTTGGTGGGCTAAGATGACTGATCGATACTGCAGTGGAAACTCAACCGCCAAAACggagatcaacaagaagccGGCCAAGACCCTGGCTCAGAAATGGGATGACCTGGGCAAGGCGGCCCATATTGGTGTGTATTGCGGGGCTGCCGCTGCCGGGGTGCTCATCGTAGCCGGAATCGCACTGTGGTGCGTCCGACAACGTCGCAAAGGTCGTCTCGAGCGCGGCCTCGCCGAAGGTCCGCCGAGTACGGCCAAGCCCATCGAGATGGAAGACTATAAGAATCGATGGAGGCAAAGCGACTGGGGGCATCGTGGCTACCAAGCTGTTGACCAATAGATTGTGTATTCTTGCAATGAGTTGTATCTGATGCACTAGTGTAATATATTATCCCTTGTTATCATGTCATACTTATATCTTCGCGGGCATCAAAAGCTAGTGGGTAAAGGCATGCTTCCTTTGGTTCTATGGAATGTTAAAGGCAGAGAAAATGATCAGGCACCTAATCCAGAGGTTAGATGATAAAAGTCTTACCCAAAAGACCATCACAGGGTAACCGTGCATTAACCTTGCTTTAAGAGACAACGAATGATAATGGTGTGGAGGTTCAACTTCAGCGTTGACATTTCTACTCCACGGGGATCACTATTTCAGATCTCATTCCATTCATAACTCACGACTGCATATGTTACTCTAGCTTCTACCAGCCGTACTACACCCACCGCAACTTATCATTACGCCCACGCTACTATTTCTAAGGATGGATACAAGGGACTGTGTAAAACTTTGCGAGTCATCCATTCCGATAATCCTAAGGAATAGTTGGGCTTTCCTCTCATGCTGGCATCCCCGGCTATTTCAAAGCATATATAGATATCAGGAGTCAGGACAGTTACTACATCACCATTAGTAATTGGGACGCAAAATGTACAAGTCGGTACAACTTACATATTGGAACTCGAAGTGACCATTGATGTTGATAAGCCTTTCACCCAAGTTGATATCAGCTGGCACCCACTGTCCCTCCCTGTCCCGCAGCTGGGCACGGAGGATGGGCACGTTGTCATCTCCTTCGAAATTGAACTCGACTTCCGCAGCAGTCTCAAAAAAGTTTGGTTCGTCCCACACAAACTGGCCTAATTAAAGAAACATGGTCAGAGACTGCATCGGTTTAAGATAATGGAGACGCCAGAACCTACCGTCAACGTTACCAATGAATTCGTTCAAATCAATTTCAGCGTCCTCCCATCCGCCGTCAACATTGCGAAGGCGAGCAAAGAGGACGGGCCCATCAAGACGGACAGCCTCAGCGGACTCGTAGAAGTTTCCGGCCATAGTGAATAAAGTAGTTTGAAAGTTTGAAGGGTATGAATTGATGATAGTAAAAAGGGTCCAGCAAAGGTGGCAGAAGCACTTCCTATATATCCCAACAAGTGgggttcttccttctcaccGTACTCTCGATCTCAGCCACAAGGTCAGTATTCATTTGCTCATTGCTGCATATTCTGGTGTAGTGGGGGATCCTAGCCCGGTACATTGCTATGGATAGGATGTCGCAATTGGAGGGGCAATGGGTTGACGGAGGGGTAATCGAGGCTGGGTGTTTAGTGAGCTGAAAGCTGAGGACTAAGTGTTGACTAGCGCATCCTTTTTAGTAGAGAGATCGGCCGATGTGGAGAATTTGGCATACTGGGATAGGGTGCGAAACCATCGTGTTGATTCCTGTGGAGCGGTTCGCTTACAGGTCTTGAGTGGAACGATCAGGACCACTCTGCCAATAGTCGTCCTATCATCTTTTGAGTAGTATCCGTGGGCCCACACACACAGagcgaaagaaagagaagagccTGGATGTGTCGACCAAGCACACCACATGGCAATCTTATTCGCTCATGCTTTCCCGAGAAAGGGCTAATGGAGTCATGAATGCATAATTACACAAGCATCGATGCTAGCACGCCATACCATACCAGCTAGATCTACAGTTCGACCTCACTATTTGCTTGTCCCTCGCCTCATTCCCCTAGCCCCTTCATCAGCCACTCGTCGTATAGGAGTTCCAACGCCGTCGGTCGGTCCTCGGGGCTCCACTGCAAGGCCATCCGGAGCCACCGCAAGAacccttctttgtcttccCCTTTAACCCTCTCGGCAAGGCTCTTGAGGGTAACATCCGGAATTGGGGCTACTTCCTTCCAGTTGCCCGACTCATCCCAGAAGGCCGAACTGAGGTGTCTCTGTTTCCGGAATTCGGGCGGTGGAGGGCCTAGCAGGGCAATCAATTCTGCCATATGGACCCGGTCATCAAATATACCATCTGGGTTTCTGCCATTGATCAGAGTGCGAGAGCTAACAATGTCCCAGGCCTATATATACGAGAATGTTAGCATTTGCTACTCAAGTAAAAGCGAGAATAGTTCCACTCACGACCATGGCAACACTCCATATATCCACCTTGTAACCCCAGTTTGATCTTAAAATTACTTCAGGAGCTCTATAAACATTTGGcataatatcttcattgtgCTCTTGGTCGCCCAATCGAGCTTCGCCAAAATCTGCGAGAATTGGCAGTCCACCCTTTGGAGGGAAGCCTAAAGACTTGTAGATTGTTCGGTCTTTGAGCGCCTTTCTAGGGGATGGGTCTGCaacttcggcttcttcaaatCGGGAAAGATAGCTTGTCTCTGGTCCCGGAAGTAGTAAGTTCTTCAACTGAAGATCTGCGACAGTGTTAGGCCTGTAATATAAGGTCTTCAGGGTGATTAGGCATATTACCGGTATGGATGATATGGCACCCCGAGTGCAGGAAATCTAAGGCGATAAGTAGCTGTCGAATACCTGGCTTCATGTCATCAAGGGTCATTGCGTGCCCAGGAaacatcttcaccagaaAGTCCGCGCTCGTGCCGTGAGGCTCGTGAACAAGACAAACGTGGCGGCCATGAGGGCCCTCGATATCAAAATGGTCGAGGAGTTTGCGAATAAAGTTTCTGCCAGGGTAATTTGTTTCTACCTCATTCATCTGCTTGTAGATGCGCAGTTCTCGCACGTGCGCACGGGCTTGGCCCGTCACGTAAACTTTCAAAACAACATATGTTGAGGCACTGGATTCCAGCATGGTAATAGAATCGCCATTATATGGACATACTGAAGCGAATCTACTACACCTACATCAAATCCTTCGCAAGTCATACTGTTGAGGTTACTCCATACCCTATCTTGGCAAGTGCTTGATACCGGCCATTGAGTACCTCACCCTGGTTGACCGGGTAGTATTGCTCGGGTTGGTATGTCGGCAGTGTCTCCTCGTCAAGCTTGTTGGACTGGTCAAGCAACTCAAATCCCGAGGTGGGAAATACTCTCGGGGTGCATGTCCACTGCGTTGTCGACATGACTGTTCGATGAGGCACAGCTGTAGTTCTCGGACCAGACCGTCGGGAAATTCGTTGATAGCAGGAAGTGGACGGTAGAGACGTAGTGAAGCCCCTGTAAGCACCACGAATACAAATAGTCCACGCGTTTCCCGCTGCTCGCTGCATTATGAAGTTGAGCACAAAAGCCAGGTCGGGCGCGTAGACAAGATGACATACTGAGGTACATAGTTATGACCCTTGAATCATTCCCTAAGCACCCATCGTGACTACACTAAACTGGAATCGATTGAATGTCAATCATCCCGTGTGATAGGCTATCACAGTTCCCCTTCCAACTTCACACTTTTTACCACGAAAGCATGGAACCTAGTCCCAGCTCTACAATGCTCATGCCGACAATTGCACGAGCTATATACGACGAATgttgccattctcatccgTTGTCATGTATTTGGCAAATGCACGTCGATCCCACATGTTTCTGTCGGTAGCCACTGTATATCTACTGAATATACTAAACACCACTATGACCAAAAAAAATGGTTTAACAAAGCCCCACGAGGGATCAAAACATttatatactactagtagagCACGACTGGTGGATGCTCTACTCCACAATGCTCCAGCCACGGCTTCACCTATCTGATGACCTAGTTGGGATCTCCCACCACTCCCACATCTCGCAGTGCTCATGGGCAATATCCAAGCCATGCGGGGAACAGTCAATGTGTTTGGAGCATATATCTCTCGGACTGGAAAGATCACTAGTTCTAGCAGAAATCCTCGCTTGTAACAGACCTGGGCGATATTAGGATTCTAAAAAATACATGTGATCTGTGGTTTAGAGAGAAGATATCACGTTAGGCCAATATATTTTAATCCTTACCCTCCTTCCCTATCGCAACTTGCTACAACAACTTGCACCCTCTCCTTTCTTACGCTTAGATTCATTAAACTGAGTTGCTGTTCACCGCCCGCTACTATTCTCTTTACATTGACTTCTGTGGCCAACTCACGATGAATGGTCCTTCATGCCCTTAGGTCTAGTACGTTCAACATGGTCGAAACTATAGTCAGTTAAATACCATCAATGGCCCAATTATTATAGGTAGTCACTGCGGCAGGATCCCAACTGATCAGAAATAGGATATCCTATAAAGAAACAATACCTGTCCCAAAGGCTCTTCTATTAAGAACGACCTAGATCCAATGGAGAGCGCCAGTTGCAGGATAGGGCCTAGTGATACCTGGAGGAAGTAGAGACAAACTAGAGAGTAGTACAAACCGGAGAGTAGAGCCCAACAGGATACAACACGGTATTCTTTCACGGAAATATTGCAATAAAATTTCGCCAAAGAGCGAGGGGTTCACACCTAATATAAGTGATGACATCGGATCCTGGAGAATCCGGCTCTTGCAGGAACACAATGAGGGCTGGAATAACGAGTGCAGTGCTCATATAACATCCCATTGCAATTCCCTTCATAATATCCTTAACAGTATTGACGCCCGTCGGCTGATCACGGGGGAGCCTCGCACCGAAGGAGATTACCGTGACGACAACGGAAAATATAATGTAGTGCAAGATCAAAACCCATCCGGCGTGCACCTGGATAGTACCGACAAGGAGGAGTAGGATGGCCAGCATGGTCAAGAAAAAGCAGTTGAAAGCGCTGACCAGGCTGAATAGATGGCGGCTCCAGCTTCCGAATCGCTCCTCCAGTTCATCTCCAAATCGGGCTTGAGTGTCGATAGTGAACGGCAGAACCGTCGTGCAGATGCCAAAGgccttgacgatcttgagTCCACCGGGCGCTTTTTGGAAGTTTCCCATGAGCCAGAGCACTTGACTCATCAGCGTGGAAGCATTCCTGTAAGCCCAACCCATCCAATGGAGGGCAGTAGCTGGTGACGTGGAAGGTGCGCCAAACTCCGCGGCGTCCGATCTGCTTGGAGCTTCGAGAAGCCCACCGGTGGGGTGACGCACCTAGAAATCGTGGTAATCATCGCCACCTTCCAGTCGATTCTCGTGGATGGCTTCAGAAACAGCCCAGATACTCACCCCAAGGAGCCTCAACTcggaaaacaaacaaatccAGCCGGTAAAGAAGGCAGGCAGCGATCACAGAATTCAACCTGCGGGTAGGATCTCCCTCGAAATACGAACTAGGGTGCGCCTTGCATCGCTTATTGGCTGTCTGCTAATTACTTCTCAGATATGAGTGTTCTCATGATCATGCGATATCGACAAATAAGGTGAGGTGGAAGGAGGAGCACGGACCGACGGAAATATATTCCTTCAGCTTTCCTACAATAGGCGTATTGTAAAATACAGGCATAAATAATAGGGGAGGGGGATTGACTCAATCACCACGTTAGGACTAGGGTTCGACATGTCACTGATTTGCTGCAGAAAATAGACCAGGCGCAACCCTCGTCTCGCCTGTTCTTGACCTGCATGCACAAAGCTACTCTCTGCCTTCATATCCAGCCCTACCAGAGCGATTTTCTAGACTGGATAATAATTAGTGAGCACTTCTGGTTTGAGTATTACCCGGGAATAGCTCCGTGTGGGCTGTATAATACTTTCTTCGCCCTCACACCAAACCCGTAGGCACAGACGTCCGAAACTAACGAGGCTAAATTCATCCAAGCCGAGGATGAGCGTGAGCTAGTGAGCAGACATAACGGAACCAATGAGCGTGCATAAAATCCCATTAAGCTTGATGCCGAACAGACAATAAGTATACCTAGTGATAGTGAGGCTACAACTTTTGGTGCCTTAGGCAGAGTCACAGAAGAGGTCTTTCCTATCCGGATTACTTTACAAGTGACTGACTGTCAATTgtccaaaaaaaaaaaaaaaaaaaaaaaccagcATAATTAGCTCTAAACACCATGGTAACTAAAATAATACTAGACGGTATATCGGAATTGAGGATTCTATGATTGTCAGGTCTGTTTTGCTGTCGGGACGGTAAGGGCTGCGGGCTTACAGTCTTATCAGTCAAATCATCCTGATACGCATTCTCGAATCCCTCAAGCACACCCGTCGCATCCCTCCGGCGATTATCATAGAGACAGACAAATCGATAGACGAACACAAGCACGGCCGCAATGACAGAAGTCACAACCGTGACAATAAAACCTGGAACATATCGCGGGGAATCCTGCTCTCTGAAGCAAAGTGGCCCGACAAAGTTGCCTGCAAATAAAAGTCAGACATACCAATGAAAAACCAGGCAGACACTTACCGAGACAATAGCCAATGTAGAGGCCAGACGAGGACAGAGAACGTTTTGTGTATCCTGCGATATTACCAATTTGAAGACCCATAAGCACTGCATATCCAGCGCCCATGGTCGGGAGGATATAGCACGCGAAAAGTAGCCCACCAGTCTCATTAAGCGGCAGTAGCAGTAGCAGTAGACAAGCAACCGTAGTAACAATCTGGCCTCCAATAACCAGCCACGAGCGGATACCCTTGGACGTGTACTTATACCCAAGCCACGGCAGTATCAACATCATCGTGCCTCCGTAGAACCCTGCAGGGATAACAAGGAGTAGGGACTCAAGGGTACTAAAGCCAAACGAGTTGATGATAATAGGCGTAAACGTTGAAACCGGCGCATTGGCAATCATCGCCAGGAATGCagtgaagaagatcagcCAGAACTTGATGTCGAGAGCAAGTTCCACGACCTGACCCATTTTGAAGTGCGTGTTGCGTACTCCGCTATTGTTGGTCCTCATTCTGGCGACCGAGATGTATCGTTCGCGTTCATTGAAGCCACGGGCGCTGACGGGGTCGGATGGGAGAAGGAATTCGAGGCACACTCCCCAGAAGATAGTCAGAGCTCCTGCGAAGAGGTACATGTACTTCCATGAGGATAGCGAGCCTTTGATGTGGCCGAGGCCGTAGTTGATGAgtggggagaagatggaaacgTAGCCGGTGCAGGAATACCATATTCTGGGGAGATCAGCACGAGCCACAATAGTCATCGCGAGAGATATACCCCATGCGCAAAGCCTGTTCGTTCTTTTTGTACCAACCTCCCTATACACGTTTAGAACACGCATCAGCTGGCTTTTGAGAGCTGACGTACCACAATCATCATAAACATCGGACTAATTCCACTCTCCAGCAACCCCAAGAAAAACCGCTGAGCATACAACGATTGATAATTGTGACAGACCGACGTCAAAATAAGGCAGATACCCCAAAGGGTGACTATCCCAGAAGCCACGTGGTGGATGGGATATCGCTGCGCGAGAAACATAGTTGGGTACGCTCCGACAATGAACCCTAGATAGAAGATGGCCGCAGACATGGAGTATCGGTTGCCAACGATCAAGCCGAGATCCTGGCGGAGGCCGAATATTGCCTGAAACGTCAGCAAACGCTTATTTAGACTAGGGTACTGAAAAGGGATACATACTGCCTGAGACAGCATAGCCTTATCATAGTACTGTAGACCGTAGGTCATGCACAGTACAGGTAGAAGCCTCCAGTCGATCTTCCGGACTAATCGCTTCTCTTCCGAAGGCTCCCAGGACTGCTCACCAGTGTAATGAGCAAGAACTTTCATCGCCTCATCGGTGCGTGTAGTGTCAATTTTCTCCGTCTTCTGGGGAGATGCCTCAATGTGGTCGGCCACAGGCTTGCCCTCGGACAAGCTGTCCTGGGGTGGGGAGTCCATAACGACTGGGTAagaaaaggatatatattttgataGAGGTACCAATATTCTAATAAACAAAGAGACAGTCAGGCATG
The sequence above is a segment of the Aspergillus oryzae RIB40 DNA, chromosome 3 genome. Coding sequences within it:
- a CDS encoding glycoside hydrolase family 16 protein (predicted protein) encodes the protein MGSTREKPIARLPLKQDNCKEPDWRWVSSLPLFAVLQGIACLYHVLRITVTSETGSLRRIARRADSQPYYDDSNVFMRPFRYVGILSALARIAVADEQTECNPLNATCPADPALGTEHTWWFNSTLDEKLWNMTTGVPTYTSEGAEFSIKTENGSTLLQSNFYIFFGVMEAHVKMAKGAGIISSVILQSDDLDEIDWEWVGYNTSQVQSDFFGKGNTTTSDRGGYHAVANADTEFHNYTSYWDKDRLEWWIDNELVRTVNYSEPLTVYGKNYPQTPCRVKVSNWPVGIASQSIGNIEWGGGLVNWTNLPFTMTVQRIRVQDFHSGKEYTYSGNSGSYDSINVVSGNSTAKTEINKKPAKTLAQKWDDLGKAAHIGVYCGAAAAGVLIVAGIALWCVRQRRKGRLERGLAEGPPSTAKPIEMEDYKNRWRQSDWGHRGYQAVDQ
- a CDS encoding CVNH domain-containing protein (predicted protein), with the translated sequence MAGNFYESAEAVRLDGPVLFARLRNVDGGWEDAEIDLNEFIGNVDGQFVWDEPNFFETAAEVEFNFEGDDNVPILRAQLRDREGQWVPADINLGERLININGHFEFQYVSCTDLYILRPNY
- a CDS encoding uncharacterized protein (permease of the major facilitator superfamily) — translated: MDSPPQDSLSEGKPVADHIEASPQKTEKIDTTRTDEAMKVLAHYTGEQSWEPSEEKRLVRKIDWRLLPVLCMTYGLQYYDKAMLSQAAIFGLRQDLGLIVGNRYSMSAAIFYLGFIVGAYPTMFLAQRYPIHHVASGIVTLWGICLILTSVCHNYQSLYAQRFFLGLLESGISPMFMMIVGGWYKKNEQALRMGIWYSCTGYVSIFSPLINYGLGHIKGSLSSWKYMYLFAGALTIFWGVCLEFLLPSDPVSARGFNERERYISVARMRTNNSGVRNTHFKMGQVVELALDIKFWLIFFTAFLAMIANAPVSTFTPIIINSFGFSTLESLLLVIPAGFYGGTMMLILPWLGYKYTSKGIRSWLVIGGQIVTTVACLLLLLLPLNETGGLLFACYILPTMGAGYAVLMGLQIGNIAGYTKRSLSSSGLYIGYCLGNFVGPLCFREQDSPRYVPGFIVTVVTSVIAAVLVFVYRFVCLYDNRRRDATGVLEGFENAYQDDLTDKTNPQFRYTV
- a CDS encoding uncharacterized protein (predicted protein) — protein: MLESSASTYVVLKVYVTGQARAHVRELRIYKQMNEVETNYPGRNFIRKLLDHFDIEGPHGRHVCLVHEPHGTSADFLVKMFPGHAMTLDDMKPGIRQLLIALDFLHSGPNTVADLQLKNLLLPGPETSYLSRFEEAEVADPSPRKALKDRTIYKSLGFPPKGGLPILADFGEARLGDQEHNEDIMPNVYRAPEVILRSNWGYKVDIWSVAMVLSHSDQWQKPRWPSTARIPETETPQGRQRRVLAVAPDGLAVEPRGPTDGVGTPIRRVADEGARGMRRGTSK